ggcttaaaaagccttacctcaactcagggatgatttccaactcgctttcaccaacgatccgtttcagcagatttggagagaacttccctaggagcgtcgtgatgacttcggtttgtcgatccggcgtaaaactggcccagaattgaagagagagagagagagagaaaggggcgctgaaaatgacaaaatatcccgattttttactatttatactgccagattcatcgacgagatacgtcacttcgtcgacgaatcctttagtaAATTTGTCGACaactccctgtattcgtcgacgaaattcaggctaccccagaacctctctcggtattttctcgtcgacgaatccctatgttcgtcgacgaatttccttatgtactcgtcgacaaagccatgtattcatcgacgagtttccttatgtactcgttgacgaagccctgtattcgtcgacgggttctggcaattccttgaaattattattattattattattcccaagtattattatctccaaaatgcgatgtcaatggcgaacgcttcgcgttcatcgatgaaacctactgcctccttctatttttgttttcatttctctctctcttagtatttaaatatcattattttcctAGTCGTTAcacaactgacccaatcttctcgagtatctcgaatgagccaatgaacctagggctcaaaatatgattttggaatagattttacattcaggaggttaccctatttttgtgtggcatgagtttaatttccatataatgtgtatatcataatagaatgtttttcccagatcaagcatgatatgctAGTTTTCATGACAATTATAAAACAGtacaaaaatcatgattttacatatttaaacaaTACAGAAAATTATGTTTAGAATATTATCttatgtcggcgcagatgccgagaTTCATATTGGCACAGATGTCATAATCAAGTATGATCagacaaaatttatgaaatatttacatgacagatattattatgaaatacgaaacaactatgtttagtatatggaacttattatatgatatcagaacttggatgACATGGTACAGTTtcagaagcacggtaccgtagctatatgttcagaattatgataatgctatcacacgaccagtagtgtgggagatggcagttgatgtggcatcagtgtagagtggagtagtccccctggCAGTCCCAGGACCAGGTAGGggcaggcccattgtacttacaaacttatgattgatctatcatggtcggtcagccattactaggtcccgccttcgggctgcacaacttagtcatgtgggggtaagacatgacatcagctaactatccatcctggatGTAAttcagtattgtacaattatataagatgattttcatgttagtaatttaatacgttatattatattatggggaatcatgttttattcaggtaTAATATTAACAATTTTTACCAGTTATGATGTATGCActaatattatgtataacacgaaaacactcatgatgtcacacactgatattagtttatttcccttattaagaggtgtctcaccccaactatataaacatttcaagaaatctaggtagaggagcggatagagctccgcgacaGTAGAGACCGGTGGGGCTACCCTGTTTGAATGGTGAATTATTAAGttagggtcaggtttattttttGGTTAAGACCCTAAGATACATTTGAcctttttggtggatgattgtaaatATAACAGGTTTAGTTGAACTCTGATATTATGGTTAGTTGTATGGGTCCAAGAATTTTATATtgaatgttattatggaaaaaaaataaatatggtaaattaggcaggtcgttacataggcAGTATTGACTGAACCTCAtcaacaaatctgtgtgtcatcctctctctatcttatttaaattcctgcacttaaatttcggcatatatatgaatatttgtttaatgtcataattatttatatacacacatttaatttaaataagatatactacacacgtgtatgtttacttttactgttaaaattattttacatacacgcgtgtacattgaatgagacatgatatgtggtgaatcgacgtaaatgtttaatttagttgaaaagtttttaaaactcaattcacccccttttagAATTATATCAATTTCAACAATTTCTATCTTAGTTAGGGTTGTATTCAAGTTAAACTGAGCTAACACAATATACTAACTTAAACTCGACCTGAAAATTAAGCTCAAAATGTGAGTTGAACTTGatcaatttaataatttttaaactcAAGTTCGCTCCAATTATAAGCTCTTAAAGACTGCACTCAACTCAATTAATTCAATTACAAAATAACATAAAAATTTGAAgaactttgttaaaatattaataacattAATATATGTGTGACACTTATATAATATTAAAAgtatgataaattttaaaaaattataaataatataataaaatttgatCTCTACTCCTAGATAATTTGCATTCCAACAAATACCAATAAATTAGctaaatttgaataaattattaattaaaagtttgttaaattgaattgtcaaaagacaaaaaagaaaaacagagtataagaataagaataagttcaattcaatataattttgtaacTGTCAAGGCAagcctaaaattaaattttatatgataatcataaattttaaatttcaaaataaagttgatgtaaatttaaaaaatataagataattggagattatattttatgtaaaatgacacaaatctaaattcattCTCCAATCACAGTTGCCAAGCAAGGGGTAAAAAAAAATCCAAGGGACTGTTGAAGGTCTTTTACCGCAGCGGTAAATGGTCAACACACAGCGCATAATCTCTTCACCGCCATTCTCACTCTCCTTCTCCCACTCTCTGCCTCTATCACTCTCTCTCCACCGCGGCGGGCGCCTCATCGGGAGAATGGGGCAGACACGCTCTCCCTGTTGCGATCATTCCCAATTCTTCGACGATAGCGAGAAGGAGGCCGCCGGCATACTGCTGGAACTCCCTCGCCTAATCTTGGAATCTGACGACGCCGTACCATTCTCGTGGGGCGGCAAGAAGCCGCGATCAGCCTTGCGTGCTGGTACCAATACTTCATCGTCTGCGTCGACGACGGCCGACTCCACCCGTACCAGCCCTGATACGCCGCTCTTGTTCCCCCCCAAAGAGTCTGAACACCATCCTAGTCACTCCAAGATAAGAATCTCGCTCAAAAGGGTATGTCAATTTCTTGGTTTTTTCTTCTTGATCATTAGAGAACATATCCCTGTTTTATCGAATGAATAATTCATTATCTGAATCTGTGTAATGTGCGGCGGCTTTTAAGTGGTCTTTGtttcacaaaaataaataaataaataataaaaaaaggaaaattgaccCAGAACCGAGACTCTGTCACCCTTGTGTCACATGAGTTATTGATTTTCCTCTTATTATTTCTTGTGGAACAGACGGCAGATGATGTGAGCCAGATGAGAGGCTTCGTTCCGGAACGAAAAGGAAAAGAACAGGTATTCAACTTTATATTTCCCCCAATTTTTTGTCCTCAGAAATCGATATTCAATCACCTCTGTTTTTCTTTATATAACTTTTATGAGGTGGGGTAGGTTTCTGCCTCTCTGTTTTGGGCTCTGTTTTTTTCGTtaatttccttcctttttttttcacAGGGCCTTGAGAAATTGAAGCGCGGCCAACCCAGCGTGAAACTCCCCACGGTTCTGAATCACCACGCTCCCCTGATAATGGCGGAGGAGAGCGGTGAAAACCCGTTATGCGGTGGTCTGGGCGGCGTCGTGGAGGAGAGGCCTGCCGCCGGCGCCGATTACGGCCACTGGGCTATCAGGAGGGCTCTTGCTGCCCAAGCTAGAAGAAGAAGGATTGACTTCCTGAGGATGAGGTCGAAAAACCGCCGCGCATGAAGATATGAGCGTCTGAGTCTGCTGACAATCTAAATTTTTGGTCCCCTGAGTGTTGCTtgttttctctgttttttttttttttttttcttttgttttttgtaaCTATGAAGTTTTGTTTAGTTTAAGTGGGGCGTAAAGTTTTATTTTTGTATAGACCCTTCTAATTGTTGACAGATTATTCGGATTTAGCAATGCAATaatgaaattctctctctctctctcttatatgTAGTTGTTCATTGACATTCCAAtctagttcttgatttttgttaagcGTGAAATATAATCTAATTTGTCACTTCATTTTTTGCATCCACTTAAAGAATTTTAATTCacatttttaattaatgattgaagaatttttttaatgtcataattatttgtatatacgcatttaatttaaataagatatactacacacgtgtatgtttactgttaaattattttacatacacgcgtgtacaTTGAATAAGACATGATACGTGGTGAATCGACGTAAATGTTTAATATagttgaaaagtttttaaaaatcaattcactcccctcttaggattacactaATTTCAACATTTGACCATGACCACGTCGCATAATTCCAAGTCAAAACCTGTAAATGGGAATCAATCATCTCAATCGATTTATTCCACCTTAGTAAACAACTCATCACCAAGTGTGCCCCTAAGTGAAAAAGAGCGTTGAAGACATTTTCAGTATAATTTGGCATCAGAAAAATGATTATATAGGACGTGGTCTAGAAGCCACCCAGATAGAAGCAGCTCCTAGAGggaaaggaatttaaaaaggtgaagaaagcagggttcgttgacgaggctccttctctcgtcaacaaagtctcttctgtggctcgtcgacgaggttcaaAGGATCTTCAACGAGTAGATACTGAGAGATTTCTGGAATTTTagaatcttaggctcgtcgacgaggccaactttgtcatcgacgaacgcccttctcttgctcgtcgacgagcgctccacttcgtcgacgagtctggctGGGTTAACTAAATTGTAAATatctatttcatttcttcatggttaagaaactaaaaactctctctctctctctctctctctctctctctctctctctctctctctctctctctctctctcttcgatccttcgttGTTCGTCACCTGAATCCACGATCCGATGTTACTACATGGATTAGGGGAAAAACCTCTACgattatagcggatcagatcttcattttgaggattttcgggttttattctgaaatcgaggtaagggtctaagtttgtttttggttcggtagatctgtagtaaataggattgtattaaagtattgttctttgatttgagaactcggttcgctgttttggaACCGTATAGCTTGCGTTTCAGTATTCggggaaataggtaagggaatttgtttacatcaatattttttgaaaactaaactactaaaaagttagcttatgtttatatgtacaatatgactgcttatttgcaaagttttacagGGTAACAATGTCGGTTTtttcacgccccgaacccgcaggtgggtcccaggtgtgaatttaaataacctaacctgtctctgtatcaattaaaacatacatgatagaacataaaaagagggtccgaccccgtggggtggaCGGATGCccgatatacatacatacaaacgtccatactcatcaaaatacacaGTGAAATCTGATTTTTTATACACAAccaatatcataccagagtttatacaaactaggataacatacccataatacaaaacatacctaggtgtctacaaaactataccgacaacctagataccaaaactcatacctaaaaggtactagcagtagttACGACACCCCTgctcccagatgctaggatgctacttatcgctacctgatggacctgaaaaaaattgtacgtacatttggggtgagacacctctcaatgaggaagaaaacagtttatatcagtgtgtggcataccaatgtcattttacatactttataACACTATGCATACGATACAGTTGAAACAATTCGTatagtttcatacaattccatacagttttagtattttcagaaaaccattccaaTACATATGATactcaacatacatacatacatacggtcagtgtcggcacactagttcgcaactacaccaggtcaccttgtctcacagcgattacattgctacatacgcaactacgctgcgacgatcaaggcccaatggtgaatccattgcctcatacgtaactacacaaggtcacctagtctcacagcgattacatttctacacatgcaactacaaagatctacgactcaggcccaatggtgaatccattgcctcatacgcaactacacaaggtcacctagtctcacagtgattacatttctacacatgcaactacaaagatctacgactcaggcccaatagtgaatccattgctacatacgtaactacacaaggtcacctagtcttaccccgattacattgccacatgccaAACTACACtacgacgacctaggcccactgtgaatccattgctacatatggtgTAGATCACACCCACCAGTGACCAACCGAAACATACtgatgatatttcacaccccggatataaagccaaccactctcgcccacggtagttaaccgatacatggttgttttacaaactcctggaatcattttggaactcacgttcctatacatttcagcgtacggtaattagctgccacatagctgtttcacaaatatctggaacaatttacatacatacaaacataccacacttatttggtttatggcaaatcatattgtttacaaattcaagtatacagtttatgcatatatggattacagtcacctcaataatacagttttaatgcAACCAaaagttttccaaacaaagtagagaaatccccaatttttctgaaaactgtgacccaaaaatcccgtatttttacccgatagattttcccaaataagtagtcaaaacatacatacgatcgtagcctacaggcttaccgatcccaatttcgaaaatgaactgatataaacaaaatccccttaccttaacccgaattccaactacgaactttacagtcctcaaaactacgaaccgagattgcaaaacctacaaaccatagtacaaaacatactcacaatccatactactacacatatactgaatcagaaatgaaaaccgagccttatctcgattttggCTCGAAACCCGAAATCACTCCAAATGAGATTCTGattcgctagaaacgtagagaatccttcactgatcctcgcagtaactttgaaTTTGTGAATCCGGCGACAAACGGCaaaggaatcgaagagagagagagagagagagaattttccaaacttagccaagaagcaacccccaaaagatcttttataagcctttgacccgaaggatttcgtcgacgaagtggtgtccttgtcgacgaggtcttcagggatttcgtcgatgaggcagcgatttcgtcgacgaaccctcatatttaaattttcctgaacccctcagttttttctcgtcgacgagcctctgaatttcttcgacgagaagtccactaccttcgtcgacgaattgtggcctcgtcgacgaagtctgtgcCCATTCCATTTTTCCCTTCTTTTACACAATAAACCCATATATTACGGTTCGATTTCTTACAGGATTTTTGGTTTTATGATTTTGGTAAAAgttgggttttggcatatgatctccaaactttccaaaactactttatttgtattaaacctAATGTAGGAGATGCCTAGAAACCTTGTTTTCTGTTTAAATGATCTTTTCGAACTATATACTATGTATGCTCTGTTttaaccaaatgagtgtgacatatgttATGAAAGGGAATATGTGTAACCGATAAATacatatatgaactatgggaactgaagttccatttttctatctgaaaatgtggaaaacaagtgCCGGTTATATACCGAGCTCTATATATGTGAAAGGGTTAAACTGAGAGtgtgtgtgcaggtttataccatagtttgaatgaaagaaagaatgcatgaatgagaatatgaaaatactggaactatacatgtcacaacctgctcatttttccacatttttttttataataatatcaacatcaatcaataccacacatctcacaatttcagctcagcaggtcacaatctacctgaactcgtgggtaccagggatacaacagagcatacagcagaagcctacgtagcagaaaatgtacaataatattcataccatcatatcatacatcacaatgtaccaaAGCTACTccaatcactgtacttccatatatacatcccaaaaatgaaatctagggacaattcccacaaaaccatactatTCTTAGataaaaacttacccttcaaaagggcagataaaccactctagattagcggggcttttcccgctctcctattaggggctcctgaaaagtttgtaaaattttgggatgagacacctctcagtattcCATGTTCTACATATATTATACATATCATGTTCAGTAACTGTTTATCAAATcagggaaaacatacatatatcaaaatatggcaaaacatactacatttcataagcgtatctcatctcatatcataatactaacataaaaacaatcctggtaagttagttggctgttgtcatgtattacccccacatgactaggttgtgtggcctgaaggcaggacctgacaatgattggccaaccactgtcaagtcaatagtccagtctgtaggtccgatgggtctacctagactaatccgtacaccaggggcgataacaacacacttcttgaaaataaccacatcgaccatccaatctcacaccacttcgtacagcggcgttaacacaaatatcacgatCACGAaaaccatagacacatagcaacggtaccgtgcaagtgctagcctaaaccaagccaaccaggttctgatatcatatacatattctaaaatcatgatacatagatatctcatatcattcattttttacatcaatcatatcattcgcatatatatacttgtatcatgaaaatcatcggcccgtacgccggtattacacattttaacatagcacggcccgtacgccggtaaatcacatagcatagcccgtacgctagcaaatcacatagctcggcctgtatgctAGTAGATCACATAGCCCAGcccgtacactggaaaatcacatagctcgaCCTGTACGcaggcaaatctcatccacatagcacggcctgtacgccggcaaatcatatatatataaaaatatatcggcccgtacgccgattttccatcataaaaattcatatcatccacattctcagaaaatagtatttcacaacattttatactcatgccacacaatcggattttcacatattcaatatatcatcatttaaacagtatttttcaaatataaatcatatatatatatatatatatacattttccgcaaatgagattctatataaatgtatacatacattttctcaaaacaaactagcttagtttatcccccttatatatatacattttccgaaAATGAGATTCTATATAAAtgtatacatacattttctcaaaacaaactagcttagtttatccccttacctgattcctgcaaagcccctaagaaaatcttctttgcacccacagggttcccaactcaacaaccctggaaacgaaaattcgcagaattaaagttcagtattttcgtacgtacaacattttctataactgccacaaagtcaaatttggcttaaaaagtcttacctcaactctgggatgattcccaacttcgttttcccaatgatccgctctagcaaacttgtagagaacttcgctaggagtgtcatggtagctttggatcgtcgatccagcgactggtggggccaaaaacgaagagagaagggagagagagtcgtagagagagagagaggagagagatttcttaaaaatgaagaaattccCAAATTTTCTGTATTTATAAACagcggaattcgtcgacgagcccgtccttcgtcgatgagttcttcacaaatttcgtcgacgaaatccacccctcgtcaatgaaattcagttggctcaaaaacccctctcggtattttctcgtcgacgagccccttgTGTtagtcgacgaattttcttaagcctttgtcgacgaatcccatgtattcgttgatgaagtccTACTGAtccgtttttttttttcatttttcctcttcgcgtttgtcgacgaattcgATGGCCTctttctgtttccggtttccatatcccttttcttttattatttaactaccattttattcgggtcgttacaatacaggtgatttatgaattggaaaTAGGTTACtatgttttattataaattgtatatatgatattgggaccgcaactTGTTACTATGAGAACCTTATGAAGCTCAACATTATtatgaaagccttaaaaagcttaatgtTATTATGTAAGCGCAGTACCATTGCTAGAAATGCGATAAGGTGCAACCACATATCTGATTCTCTGTAACGACCcggaaaaatattgatattcaaatattaaaagagagagaaatgaaagcaaaaatagaagggaagctgccaagtttcgtcgacaaaggctttaAGCATTTCGTCGGCGAacgcaggacttcgtcgacgagaaaataccgagaggggctctgaggcagcctgaatttcgtcgacgaatacagggcctcgtcgataaaatttgtgaaggactcgtcgacgaacacagggtcttgtcgacgaaatcccctgttttatatatatatatatatatatatatatatatatatatatatgcggaATCCGGGAAATATATCATTTtaagaagtctctctctctctcctctctctccctacgactttctctcccttctctcttcgttttcggccccaccagtcgccggatcgatgatccgaggctgccacaacgctcctggtggaattccctacaagtttgccggagcgaatcgttgagaaaatgaagttggatttcatcctaaattctgggtaaggttttttattaagtttttggctttatggtagttgtaagaaatgacgtagatggaaaaataataatattttgttatgagatattgtgttttcaggtAGTTGATCTAGGAATCCtatgggtatagagccagatttttataagggcttttcaaagttgaggtaagggaaatatgctatactaagagttttaatagagttaatagaaatttcttaagaatatttttatgtcagtctattatacagtttttatagaaaataagcataaatgtttgtgtggcctaagtagacttttcatgtgaagaatgaatttatacagttgttatgaaacatcatactatactaaatacaaagatatagatagtatatacatttggtatggttttccagcatatgagattatacagagatagatttatattcacagagaaatgtacatgcatatacagttttatatgaatagttcatgaaacggttatatacacatatccaaatacatgtatacagaAACTCAAATCAGTATTTTATATTATAGTTTATTACagaactgtatatacatatatacagtgttataacatgccatgtttttcctattaccataacatacagaacacaaacaaagtatatatatagaatacacagatagatatacagaggtagcatcaagatgctacagatacagtgtttatggtaattttggaaacatgatgaaaacaataaaagagtatatatatgtatatatgtatatagtatcagatccctgaggaaagttatatagacagatacagattacaaaGAACGGTACTGTTgatagatacagatagagtgcaaccacataactcagatagtatgtgggtaccgtcagccgtgctcggagagtatgcagctccctagtacactgggttgagggggccagtttgacgaggtagtagtcagtcccgagcttaggagaggatgtagtttggcGGGGCTGatgtagtgtagagtatgatgacctatctggagggctgaccagatagagtccctcatacgggccgcacaaccctgtcatgaggggtcaaatcatgacgtacagagtcccagggataaagtacatatatttatatgtttacagttttacagtatagtatgatattaccagtatgaaaagtagaaaaacagatgatacaatatgttttaaattgtgaaagaaagatatgttttacagatgatttattacattgcagttcagttattattttaaaagtatccttaacttagttgccacatactagtgatagcatatttccacttattgagtgtcgactcacccctttattataaaattttcaggtgagccagataggcgagcatatcaggctcgcggatagagagtgtttggtcaccctggttatagggtgagtttttggcagagttgtgtatgtttttgggaaagatgatactggagtggcatttttgtatggtctgtatattctagaatctagtattgtacagtttatgtataaatgatttatgatttatgtttccactgCGTAGGACTGTTTATGGTGTATATATAAAAagggtatgaattttgaggtcgttacaatttggtatcagagcctaggttgctaggttctgtagactctagagtgtagcggaaagcaataccagaatataggaaagagatttgaggttttgacctgtgatctggatacaggatttcgtgattgtttctgtgtttttcctagggtgacaattttaagaaaatcatagtaaattgtcgacgagtcatgtgtttgggttgcaggagtggattttggggctAGGAGTAGAAGGGATAGTTATTAGAGGATTTGGGGTTTT
The sequence above is a segment of the Malania oleifera isolate guangnan ecotype guangnan chromosome 8, ASM2987363v1, whole genome shotgun sequence genome. Coding sequences within it:
- the LOC131161431 gene encoding uncharacterized protein LOC131161431; amino-acid sequence: MGQTRSPCCDHSQFFDDSEKEAAGILLELPRLILESDDAVPFSWGGKKPRSALRAGTNTSSSASTTADSTRTSPDTPLLFPPKESEHHPSHSKIRISLKRTADDVSQMRGFVPERKGKEQGLEKLKRGQPSVKLPTVLNHHAPLIMAEESGENPLCGGLGGVVEERPAAGADYGHWAIRRALAAQARRRRIDFLRMRSKNRRA